In Roseomonas fluvialis, one genomic interval encodes:
- a CDS encoding CYTH domain-containing protein encodes MAFEIERRFLVQGEAWRTDVTTTRHLRQGYLAREDGVSVRVRVAGDAARLTIKGPGGLVRREFEYDIPARDAEDMLALLCAGRSLRKTRHEVPLDGLVWEVDVFEGALAGLVVAEVELPAADHPLRVPAWAGREITADPRYANAALASATAPPRG; translated from the coding sequence ATGGCGTTCGAGATCGAACGCCGCTTCCTGGTGCAGGGCGAGGCCTGGCGCACCGACGTGACCACGACGCGCCACCTGCGGCAGGGCTACCTCGCGCGGGAAGACGGCGTGTCGGTGCGCGTGCGCGTGGCCGGCGATGCGGCACGGCTCACCATCAAGGGACCCGGCGGTCTCGTGCGACGGGAATTCGAGTACGACATCCCGGCCCGCGATGCCGAGGACATGCTGGCACTGCTCTGCGCCGGGCGCAGCCTCCGCAAGACACGCCACGAGGTGCCGCTCGACGGGCTGGTGTGGGAGGTCGATGTCTTCGAAGGCGCCCTCGCCGGCCTGGTGGTTGCCGAGGTCGAACTTCCCGCAGCCGACCATCCCCTGCGCGTCCCCGCTTGGGCGGGGCGCGAGATCACCGCCGACCCGCGCTATGCCAATGCCGCCCTCGCCTCCGCCACCGCGCCCCCACGGGGGTGA
- a CDS encoding vWA domain-containing protein — MFAPFILALRAAGVPASIMEYLALLRAMKEGVADFSVDDFYHLCRAALVKDERHLDRFDRVFGEIFKGLETPQGEAPRTLPEEWLRKIAEKTLTPEEMAAIEAMGGFDALMETLKKRLEEQKGRHQGGSKWIGTAGTSPFGAYGYNPEGVRIGQSESRHRRAVKVWDERNFKDLDEDEALSSRNMKVALRRLRRFARTGAATELDLPGTIGATARNGGSLDLHMVPERHNAVKVLLLMDIGGSMDDHIRICQELFTAARSEFKHLEFWYFHNCPYERVWRTNRRRRETERPMMEVLRTYGPDWRLVFVGDATMSPYEIIQPGGSVEHWNEEAGQVWMARLTRHFRKAAWLNPVDQSHWRYTQSIGIMERLMENRMYPLTLAGLETMARQLAR; from the coding sequence GTGTTCGCGCCCTTCATCCTCGCGCTGCGCGCGGCGGGCGTGCCGGCCTCCATCATGGAGTACCTGGCGCTCCTGCGCGCGATGAAGGAGGGCGTCGCCGACTTCAGCGTCGATGATTTCTACCACCTGTGCCGCGCCGCCCTGGTGAAGGACGAACGCCACCTCGACCGCTTCGACCGCGTTTTTGGCGAGATCTTCAAAGGGCTGGAGACGCCGCAGGGCGAAGCGCCGCGGACCCTGCCCGAGGAATGGCTGCGCAAGATCGCCGAGAAGACCCTGACACCCGAGGAGATGGCCGCGATCGAGGCCATGGGCGGCTTCGATGCGCTGATGGAGACGCTGAAGAAGCGGCTCGAGGAACAGAAGGGCCGGCACCAGGGCGGGTCCAAATGGATCGGCACCGCCGGCACCTCGCCCTTCGGCGCCTATGGCTACAATCCGGAAGGCGTGCGGATCGGCCAGAGTGAATCGCGCCACCGCCGCGCGGTGAAGGTCTGGGACGAACGCAACTTCAAGGACCTGGACGAGGACGAGGCGCTGTCCTCGCGCAACATGAAGGTCGCGCTGCGGCGGCTGCGCCGCTTCGCGCGCACCGGCGCGGCGACGGAACTGGATCTGCCGGGCACGATCGGGGCCACGGCGCGCAATGGCGGCTCGCTCGACCTGCACATGGTCCCGGAGCGGCACAACGCCGTGAAGGTGCTGCTGCTGATGGACATCGGCGGGTCGATGGACGACCACATCCGCATCTGCCAGGAGCTGTTCACCGCCGCGCGGTCCGAATTCAAGCACCTGGAATTCTGGTACTTCCACAACTGCCCGTATGAACGCGTCTGGCGCACCAACCGCCGCCGGCGCGAGACCGAGCGCCCGATGATGGAAGTACTGCGCACCTACGGCCCCGATTGGCGCCTGGTGTTCGTGGGCGACGCCACCATGAGCCCCTACGAAATCATCCAGCCCGGCGGGTCCGTGGAGCATTGGAACGAGGAAGCCGGCCAAGTCTGGATGGCACGCCTGACGCGGCACTTCCGCAAGGCCGCCTGGCTGAACCCGGTGGACCAATCCCACTGGCGCTACACGCAATCCATAGGGATCATGGAGCGCCTGATGGAAAACCGCATGTACCCGCTGACACTCGCGGGCCTCGAGACCATGGCGCGCCAGCTCGCGCGCTGA
- a CDS encoding Crp/Fnr family transcriptional regulator, translating into MTEPARTATLADISFFKGGDAAALAKLSAAVRWRMVEPGQVVVDEDEPSTDIFFVAQGAVRVQLRAASGREVLLNEFGAGEFFGELSAIDGAPRAANVTAIARSRLCIVPAQAFLEFIFATPTACHGLLKTLAAKLRLQTERTLEREALPVRLRLFSELLRLSRPRASAPGERVVSPPPPHHELAARIGARREVVSRELSEMTREGWLARDRRAIRILRVTEMQKLVSAELRAPAA; encoded by the coding sequence ATGACTGAGCCCGCACGCACGGCCACGCTGGCTGATATCAGCTTCTTCAAGGGCGGCGACGCGGCGGCGCTGGCGAAACTGTCCGCGGCCGTGCGCTGGCGCATGGTGGAACCCGGCCAGGTCGTGGTGGACGAGGACGAACCCTCGACCGACATCTTCTTCGTGGCGCAGGGCGCGGTGCGCGTGCAGCTGCGCGCCGCCTCCGGCCGCGAGGTGCTGCTCAACGAATTCGGCGCCGGCGAGTTCTTCGGCGAGTTGTCGGCGATCGACGGCGCGCCGCGTGCGGCGAACGTCACGGCCATCGCCCGGTCGCGCCTGTGCATCGTGCCGGCGCAGGCCTTTCTCGAGTTCATCTTTGCGACGCCCACGGCATGCCACGGGCTGCTGAAGACGCTGGCGGCGAAGCTGCGCCTGCAGACCGAACGCACGCTGGAACGCGAGGCGCTGCCGGTACGCCTGCGCCTGTTCTCGGAACTGCTGCGCCTGTCGCGCCCACGCGCCAGCGCGCCGGGCGAGCGCGTTGTCTCGCCGCCGCCACCGCATCATGAACTCGCCGCGCGCATCGGAGCACGGCGCGAAGTGGTCTCGCGCGAATTGTCCGAGATGACGCGCGAGGGCTGGCTGGCGCGCGACCGCCGCGCCATTCGCATCCTGCGCGTGACTGAGATGCAGAAGCTGGTCTCGGCCGAGCTGCGCGCGCCCGCCGCCTGA
- a CDS encoding AAA family ATPase, giving the protein MAQFKGTERYVAGRDLEVAVNAAVALQRPLLVKGEPGTGKTVLAQEIAKALGYPLIEWHIKSTTKAQQGLYEYDAVSRLRDGQLGDPRVHDIANYIVRGKMWDAFESEQPVVLLIDEIDKADIEFPNDLLLELDRMQFFVYETRKTVAAKHRPVVIITSNNEKELPDAFLRRCFFHYIRFPDRETMEMIVKAHYPDIRQGLLREALNVFFEIRDVNELKKKPATSELLDWLKLLTIEDMPPEALRSSDAKSALPPLYGAMLKNEQDVHLFERLAFLARRRGQ; this is encoded by the coding sequence GTGGCGCAGTTCAAGGGCACCGAACGCTATGTCGCGGGGCGCGACCTGGAGGTCGCGGTCAATGCCGCCGTCGCGCTGCAGCGCCCGCTGCTGGTGAAGGGCGAACCGGGCACCGGCAAGACCGTACTGGCGCAGGAGATCGCGAAGGCGCTCGGCTATCCGCTGATCGAATGGCACATCAAGTCCACCACCAAGGCGCAGCAGGGGCTGTACGAATACGACGCGGTGTCGCGCCTGCGCGACGGGCAGCTCGGTGATCCGCGCGTGCACGACATCGCGAACTACATCGTCCGCGGCAAGATGTGGGATGCCTTCGAGAGCGAGCAGCCTGTCGTGCTGCTGATCGACGAGATCGACAAGGCCGATATCGAGTTCCCGAACGACCTGCTGCTCGAGCTCGATCGCATGCAGTTCTTCGTCTACGAGACCCGCAAGACCGTCGCGGCGAAACACAGGCCGGTGGTGATCATCACCTCGAACAACGAGAAGGAATTGCCGGACGCGTTCCTGCGCCGCTGCTTCTTCCACTACATCCGCTTCCCCGACCGCGAGACGATGGAGATGATCGTCAAGGCGCACTACCCCGATATCCGCCAGGGGTTGCTGCGCGAGGCGCTGAACGTCTTCTTCGAGATCCGCGATGTGAACGAACTCAAGAAGAAGCCGGCGACCAGCGAGCTGCTGGACTGGCTGAAGCTGCTGACCATCGAGGACATGCCGCCCGAGGCGCTGCGGTCGTCCGATGCCAAGTCCGCGCTGCCGCCGCTCTATGGCGCGATGCTGAAGAACGAGCAGGACGTACACCTTTTCGAGCGGCTCGCTTTCCTGGCGCGGCGCCGCGGGCAGTAG
- a CDS encoding pyridoxal-phosphate-dependent aminotransferase family protein has protein sequence MSAATRIPRGRQFFANPGPTNIPDSILKAVAHVSVDFNDPAFLKVYDDAVAGVKRILRTQHDVFLYTGSGHAAWEAALVNLFSAGDELLVIETGYFSESWAKMAQDFGLKIRTLAADWRRGADFAALRAMLAADTGHAIKAICAVQNETATGMELPLPEVRAALQATNHPALLLVDTISSLGSMEFRMDDWGVDVAVGGSQKGLMLPTGMSFTGASPKALAAHAASTLPKSYLNWTHMLTRRHKSFIGTVPTSLFYGLQESVRLLEEEGLDQVFARHARLAEAVRRCVRHWSGNNGPQLFCLSPDRYSNSVTAVMMPEGHDGDALRRIALQVFNVSLGGGLGPLGGKVFRIGHLGDLNEPMILGTLATVEAAMRVAGVPHAPGGVNAAVEYLADAARS, from the coding sequence ATGTCCGCTGCCACCCGCATTCCCCGCGGCCGCCAGTTCTTCGCCAATCCCGGGCCGACCAACATCCCGGATTCCATCCTGAAGGCCGTCGCGCATGTCAGCGTCGACTTCAACGACCCGGCCTTCCTGAAGGTCTATGACGATGCCGTGGCGGGCGTGAAGCGCATCCTGCGCACGCAGCACGACGTGTTCCTCTATACCGGGTCCGGACACGCGGCGTGGGAAGCAGCGCTGGTCAACCTGTTCTCCGCCGGCGACGAGCTGCTGGTGATAGAGACCGGCTACTTCTCCGAATCCTGGGCGAAGATGGCGCAGGATTTCGGGCTCAAGATCCGCACGCTAGCCGCCGATTGGCGCCGTGGTGCGGACTTCGCCGCACTGCGCGCGATGCTCGCCGCCGATACCGGCCACGCGATCAAGGCGATCTGCGCCGTTCAGAACGAGACGGCGACGGGCATGGAACTGCCGCTGCCCGAGGTGCGCGCCGCGCTGCAGGCCACCAACCATCCGGCACTGCTGCTGGTCGACACCATCTCCTCGCTTGGGTCGATGGAATTCCGCATGGACGACTGGGGCGTGGATGTCGCGGTCGGCGGCAGCCAGAAGGGGCTGATGCTGCCCACCGGCATGTCGTTCACCGGCGCCTCGCCCAAGGCGCTGGCGGCGCATGCGGCATCGACGCTGCCGAAATCCTACCTCAACTGGACGCACATGCTCACGCGTCGACACAAGTCCTTCATCGGGACGGTGCCGACCTCGCTGTTCTACGGGCTGCAGGAATCGGTGCGGCTGCTCGAGGAAGAAGGCCTGGACCAGGTCTTCGCCCGCCACGCGCGCCTGGCTGAAGCGGTGCGCCGCTGCGTGCGCCATTGGTCGGGCAACAACGGGCCGCAGCTTTTCTGCCTCTCGCCCGACCGTTACTCGAATTCCGTTACCGCCGTCATGATGCCCGAGGGGCATGACGGCGACGCGCTGCGGCGGATCGCGCTGCAGGTGTTCAACGTCTCGCTCGGCGGCGGGCTCGGGCCGCTCGGCGGCAAGGTGTTCCGCATAGGGCACCTGGGCGACCTGAACGAACCGATGATCCTCGGCACGCTCGCGACCGTGGAAGCCGCGATGCGCGTCGCCGGCGTACCGCACGCGCCGGGGGGCGTGAACGCGGCAGTCGAATACCTGGCCGACGCGGCGCGAAGCTGA
- a CDS encoding D-2-hydroxyacid dehydrogenase — protein sequence MTKPLLLLWTDGAEPYARAITEAGLADRLRIEMLARAATPTDAQLAEAEALLSWGPPAGMLARMPKLRFVQALTAGVEHWLARADLPADLALSCARGTHRVQMPENILGALFHITKPYAAIVGDNAAARWTRRVSTTLAGQTLGILGLGAIGGELARKAAALEMRVIGTKRGVAEIPHVAKVVGPERTDEVLAESDFVVLLLPATPATENFIDAARLARMKTSAWLVNFGRGALINDADLVAAVRAGTIAGAVLDVFRTEPLPAEHPFWSEEKIMVLPHIGGLHPQRDSMVAALLVDNLRRFVDGAPLTQLVDWQAGY from the coding sequence ATGACCAAGCCGCTGCTGCTGCTGTGGACCGACGGGGCCGAGCCCTATGCGCGCGCGATCACCGAGGCGGGGCTCGCCGATCGGCTGCGCATCGAGATGCTGGCCCGCGCCGCGACACCGACCGACGCGCAGCTGGCGGAGGCCGAGGCGCTGCTCTCCTGGGGGCCGCCGGCCGGCATGCTGGCGCGCATGCCGAAGCTACGCTTCGTGCAGGCCCTGACGGCGGGGGTCGAGCATTGGCTCGCGCGGGCCGACCTGCCCGCCGACCTCGCGCTGTCCTGCGCGCGCGGGACGCATCGGGTGCAGATGCCCGAGAATATCCTCGGGGCGCTGTTCCACATCACCAAGCCCTATGCGGCGATCGTCGGTGACAATGCAGCGGCGCGCTGGACACGGCGGGTGTCCACCACGCTGGCAGGGCAGACGCTCGGCATCCTCGGCCTCGGCGCGATCGGGGGGGAACTGGCACGCAAGGCGGCAGCGCTCGAGATGCGCGTGATCGGCACCAAGCGCGGTGTCGCCGAGATCCCGCATGTCGCGAAGGTGGTCGGGCCCGAGCGCACGGACGAAGTGCTGGCCGAGAGCGACTTCGTGGTCCTCCTGCTGCCCGCCACGCCAGCGACCGAGAACTTCATCGACGCGGCACGCTTGGCGCGGATGAAGACGTCCGCCTGGCTGGTGAATTTTGGCCGCGGCGCGCTGATCAACGATGCCGACCTGGTTGCCGCGGTGCGCGCGGGCACCATCGCCGGCGCGGTGCTGGACGTGTTCCGCACCGAACCCCTGCCCGCCGAGCATCCCTTCTGGTCGGAGGAGAAGATCATGGTCCTGCCCCATATCGGCGGGCTGCATCCGCAGCGCGATTCCATGGTGGCGGCGCTGCTGGTCGACAACCTCCGCCGCTTCGTCGACGGCGCGCCCCTGACGCAGCTTGTGGACTGGCAGGCGGGCTACTGA
- a CDS encoding adenylate/guanylate cyclase domain-containing protein, producing the protein MTRVLETEVAPNARRFAAFAFADVVGYTILMATEEARTHRRWMAVLDGVLRPVAAEHGGRIVKSTGDGVLAEFAEPGGAVAWALAVQRRLAREDEAEPDAPTLALRIAVHAGEITATAHDIYGQGVNVAARLQEHAPAGGVLVSAAVRDAAGGALAAPVRDLGWLSLKHLPDPERAFVIDPETPPTRLPSPPDVSPLPSLAVLPLCNLGGDPQDDYFADGVVDDIVVSLGNLRELMVVSRSSTLRWRGRDVDPREVSRALGVRYVVSGSVRRAGRHLRVQVELSDAQSGTSLWGDRAETEGGEIFALQDRLVERIVAGVAPHVRAAELQRALRKRPESFTAYDLTLRGIGLIHRLERESFAEGRDLFDRAMAHDPGFALPAAWAARWYSLRVGQGWSVDPRADMERAASLSARAIELDRQNAVALATHAHLRSFLFHDYDTALVFFERALSACPNSALAWLLSSATLSYVGRTADAIRHAEHGFRLSPFDQSLFSYYNLLGLAHYAHGDLANAIKWYRLSMTEMPNFTATLRVYAAALAAAGQSAEARSVAARLLEVEPGFSISSYVRTRMPFRDERIKERYITDLHAAGLPT; encoded by the coding sequence ATGACGCGAGTGCTGGAGACGGAGGTCGCGCCCAACGCGCGGCGTTTCGCCGCCTTCGCATTCGCGGATGTGGTTGGCTACACGATCCTGATGGCGACCGAGGAGGCGCGCACCCATCGCCGTTGGATGGCGGTGCTGGACGGCGTGCTGCGCCCGGTCGCGGCCGAGCATGGTGGGCGCATCGTGAAGTCCACCGGGGATGGCGTGCTGGCGGAATTCGCCGAGCCCGGCGGCGCGGTGGCCTGGGCGCTGGCGGTGCAGCGGCGTCTGGCGCGTGAGGATGAGGCCGAGCCCGACGCGCCGACCCTCGCCCTGCGCATCGCGGTGCATGCGGGCGAGATCACCGCGACGGCGCACGACATCTACGGCCAGGGCGTGAATGTCGCCGCGCGGCTGCAGGAACATGCGCCGGCAGGGGGCGTGCTGGTCTCGGCTGCTGTGCGGGACGCGGCGGGTGGCGCGCTCGCGGCACCGGTGCGCGACCTGGGGTGGCTGAGCCTGAAGCATCTCCCCGATCCGGAACGCGCGTTCGTGATCGATCCCGAGACGCCGCCGACACGCCTGCCGAGCCCGCCCGATGTCTCGCCGCTGCCCTCGCTGGCGGTGCTGCCGCTTTGCAACCTGGGAGGCGATCCGCAGGATGACTACTTCGCCGATGGCGTGGTGGACGACATCGTCGTCTCGCTCGGCAATCTGCGCGAACTGATGGTGGTTTCGCGCAGCTCAACGCTGAGGTGGCGCGGGCGCGACGTGGACCCGCGCGAGGTCAGTCGTGCCTTGGGCGTGCGCTATGTCGTGAGCGGGAGCGTGCGTCGCGCCGGCCGGCACCTGAGGGTGCAGGTGGAACTGTCCGATGCGCAGTCCGGCACCAGCCTCTGGGGCGATCGCGCGGAAACCGAAGGCGGCGAAATCTTCGCCCTGCAGGACCGGCTGGTAGAACGGATCGTCGCTGGTGTCGCGCCTCACGTTCGTGCCGCGGAGCTGCAGCGTGCCCTACGCAAGCGCCCCGAGAGCTTCACGGCCTATGACCTTACCCTGCGCGGGATCGGCCTCATTCATCGTCTTGAACGCGAAAGCTTCGCCGAAGGACGCGACCTCTTTGACCGGGCGATGGCGCACGATCCCGGCTTCGCCCTACCTGCCGCATGGGCTGCCCGCTGGTACAGCCTGCGTGTCGGCCAGGGCTGGTCGGTCGACCCGCGTGCCGACATGGAACGGGCGGCCAGCCTGTCTGCGCGGGCGATCGAACTGGACCGTCAGAACGCGGTGGCGCTGGCGACCCATGCACATCTGCGATCCTTCCTGTTCCACGACTACGACACGGCGCTCGTGTTCTTCGAACGCGCGCTGTCGGCGTGCCCGAACAGTGCGCTCGCCTGGCTGCTGTCCTCGGCCACGCTGTCCTATGTGGGGCGCACCGCCGATGCGATCCGCCATGCGGAACACGGTTTCCGGCTGTCGCCCTTCGACCAGAGCCTGTTCAGCTACTACAATCTGCTGGGGTTGGCGCATTACGCGCATGGCGACCTCGCGAACGCGATCAAATGGTATCGCCTCTCGATGACGGAGATGCCGAATTTCACCGCGACGCTGCGCGTCTACGCGGCTGCGCTTGCTGCTGCGGGGCAGTCGGCCGAGGCGCGGTCGGTGGCGGCGCGGCTGCTCGAGGTCGAGCCAGGCTTCTCGATTTCCAGCTACGTGCGCACCCGCATGCCGTTCCGCGATGAACGGATCAAGGAGCGCTACATCACAGACCTGCACGCAGCAGGCTTGCCAACATAG
- a CDS encoding S8/S53 family peptidase, with translation MATKDEKDAPARPVRRCFVFRDAPWLLEDDGLLKAYLDPDPTPLARLLLRRLKLEGADAAADALPLHITRRPLNDWAFTLAEDREVAAELPRRRKAPTDVALGISFESAALAQAFRERADNDKGLGKLDAPVGDLRLNAALHWGPGRGEGASFGTVADAHRLIRAESLRTAGLDGDGVKVVIIDQGVDASRLPPGSRFMGGWWKAGEPGAVPPGKAAKDNHHGTMIARNVLELAPKAMIFDCPLIPPRILGNLPAFLSDAFGAITRMAIDIELLGLIRPKTFRGRWVFVNAWSVYDARGEATPGEYIRNRYHWVACAVDHAATVADVVFAAGNCGAFCPDGRCAEELIGPGRSILGANSLDSVLTVGAARADGIWAGYSSQGPGQFPAYGGGPQHKPDLVAPSHFRVLDHAQRVAGGSSAASGVAAGVVAALRTRWSEDAVPHAALFQRLRNAAWQPDGSSGWNNRFGHGVMDCDGVLQGLAGVPTA, from the coding sequence ATGGCAACCAAAGACGAAAAGGATGCCCCCGCGCGACCCGTCCGGCGCTGCTTCGTGTTCCGCGACGCCCCGTGGCTGCTCGAGGATGACGGCCTGCTCAAGGCGTATCTCGACCCCGACCCGACTCCCCTGGCGCGCCTGCTGCTGCGGCGGCTGAAGCTCGAAGGTGCCGACGCGGCGGCCGATGCCCTGCCGCTGCACATCACGCGCCGCCCGCTGAACGACTGGGCCTTCACCCTGGCCGAGGACCGCGAGGTGGCTGCGGAACTGCCGCGCCGGCGCAAGGCACCGACCGATGTCGCGCTCGGGATCAGCTTTGAGTCCGCCGCACTCGCGCAAGCCTTCCGGGAGCGTGCGGACAATGACAAGGGCCTCGGCAAGCTCGATGCGCCGGTGGGCGACCTGCGCCTCAATGCCGCGCTACACTGGGGCCCCGGGCGGGGCGAGGGAGCCTCCTTTGGCACCGTCGCCGACGCGCATCGCCTGATCCGCGCGGAGTCGCTGCGCACGGCCGGGCTGGACGGCGACGGCGTGAAGGTCGTCATCATCGACCAAGGTGTTGATGCGTCGCGCCTGCCGCCCGGCAGCCGCTTCATGGGCGGCTGGTGGAAGGCCGGTGAACCCGGCGCTGTGCCGCCCGGCAAGGCTGCCAAGGACAACCACCACGGCACGATGATCGCGCGCAACGTGCTCGAACTTGCGCCGAAGGCGATGATCTTCGACTGCCCGCTGATCCCGCCGCGCATCCTGGGCAACCTGCCCGCCTTTCTCTCCGATGCCTTCGGCGCGATCACGCGCATGGCGATCGATATCGAGCTGCTGGGCCTGATCCGGCCGAAGACCTTCCGCGGGCGCTGGGTCTTCGTGAATGCCTGGTCGGTCTATGATGCGCGCGGCGAGGCGACACCGGGCGAATACATCCGCAACCGCTACCACTGGGTTGCCTGTGCGGTGGATCACGCAGCGACGGTCGCCGATGTCGTCTTCGCCGCCGGCAATTGCGGCGCCTTCTGCCCGGATGGCCGCTGCGCGGAGGAGCTGATCGGCCCCGGTCGCAGCATCCTGGGCGCCAACTCGCTCGACAGCGTGCTGACCGTGGGTGCGGCGCGCGCCGATGGCATCTGGGCCGGCTACTCGTCGCAGGGCCCCGGGCAGTTCCCGGCCTATGGCGGCGGGCCGCAGCACAAGCCCGACCTGGTGGCACCGAGCCATTTCCGCGTGCTCGACCATGCCCAGCGCGTCGCCGGCGGATCCTCCGCCGCGAGCGGCGTGGCCGCCGGCGTGGTGGCCGCGCTGCGCACGCGCTGGAGCGAGGACGCCGTGCCCCACGCCGCGCTGTTCCAGCGCCTGCGCAACGCCGCCTGGCAGCCGGATGGCAGCAGCGGGTGGAACAACCGCTTCGGCCACGGCGTGATGGATTGCGACGGCGTGCTGCAAGGCCTGGCCGGGGTTCCCACGGCGTGA
- a CDS encoding acetate--CoA ligase family protein codes for MNGTSRAVYRHGDMARLFNPASIAVIGASPRAGSFADRTIQALKDYTGRLYLVNSRYEKIGERACFPSVGAIPEKVDCCIVVAAKDAIEEIATDCAKAGVGGIMVYASGFAETGRDADIAAQQRLAALGREAGMRIVGPNCIGMLNFGTKAGVTFMIPPPMEPPLGHAVGLVSQSGALGFSLAQSVMRGVSVSHLLTTGNSSDVDVADCVSFLADDPGCRAIACVFEGMPEPLRFIQAAEVADRANKPLVVYKLGTGEAGAAAAMSHTGSLAGETAAYLAAFQRAGAVVVKDFEALVETAAFLAKAPAPRARGVAVVAVSGGAAIMSADKAEAHGVPLPQPTPPVQAILESRIPDFGSARNPCDVTAQVANDPESLTVCAGAMLGEDHYGALIYAQIYSTELSAKRPGELAAIAEKADKPICVVWTTEWLEGFGSKEAEQNPRIGLFRSMDRCFAALSHWHDREARRAAGPRVLARLSRPEAAAEAAALIAASQDRTLTEREAKAVLAAYGVPVVPERLTGSEDAAVAAAEALGFPVAMKVESPDLPHKTEAGVIRLKLKDAAEVREAYRAVMANAVRHAPGARINGVLVQPMAKPGVEVMVGGRVDPLMGPLIVAGLGGVLVELMRDSALALAPVTLAEARAMFVGLRGRAALQGFRGAPAADLDRLAEIVVRLSEFVADQRGRIAELDVNPIIIAGSDAVAVDALIVKA; via the coding sequence ATGAATGGCACCAGCCGCGCCGTCTATCGCCACGGCGACATGGCCCGCCTGTTCAACCCCGCCTCCATCGCCGTGATCGGCGCGAGCCCGCGCGCCGGGTCCTTCGCCGACCGCACGATCCAGGCGCTGAAGGACTACACCGGCCGGCTATACTTGGTGAATTCGCGCTACGAGAAGATCGGCGAGCGTGCCTGCTTCCCCTCGGTCGGCGCCATCCCCGAGAAGGTCGATTGCTGCATCGTCGTCGCCGCCAAGGACGCGATCGAGGAGATCGCGACCGACTGCGCGAAGGCAGGTGTGGGCGGCATCATGGTCTATGCCTCCGGCTTCGCCGAAACAGGGCGCGACGCCGACATCGCCGCGCAGCAGCGCCTGGCCGCGCTGGGGCGCGAGGCCGGCATGCGCATCGTCGGTCCCAACTGCATCGGCATGCTGAATTTCGGCACCAAGGCCGGCGTCACCTTCATGATCCCGCCGCCGATGGAACCGCCGCTCGGCCATGCGGTGGGCCTGGTCAGCCAGTCGGGGGCGCTGGGGTTTTCGCTCGCACAGTCGGTGATGCGCGGCGTATCGGTCAGCCATCTGCTGACCACCGGCAATTCGTCGGATGTCGATGTCGCGGATTGCGTATCCTTCCTGGCCGATGACCCCGGCTGCCGCGCCATCGCCTGCGTCTTCGAGGGCATGCCCGAACCGCTGCGCTTCATCCAGGCGGCCGAGGTCGCGGACCGCGCGAACAAGCCGCTGGTGGTCTACAAGCTCGGCACCGGGGAAGCCGGCGCGGCGGCGGCGATGTCGCATACCGGCTCGCTCGCCGGCGAGACCGCGGCGTACCTCGCGGCCTTCCAGCGCGCCGGCGCGGTGGTGGTGAAGGATTTCGAGGCGCTGGTGGAAACCGCCGCCTTCCTGGCCAAGGCGCCGGCGCCGCGCGCACGCGGCGTAGCGGTGGTAGCGGTCTCGGGCGGGGCAGCCATCATGTCGGCCGACAAGGCGGAGGCGCATGGCGTGCCGCTGCCGCAGCCCACCCCACCGGTGCAGGCCATCCTGGAATCGCGCATCCCGGATTTCGGCTCCGCACGCAATCCGTGCGACGTGACGGCGCAGGTCGCGAACGACCCGGAAAGCCTGACCGTCTGCGCCGGCGCGATGCTGGGCGAAGACCACTACGGCGCGCTGATCTACGCGCAGATCTATTCGACGGAACTCTCCGCGAAGCGCCCCGGCGAACTGGCCGCCATCGCCGAGAAGGCCGACAAGCCGATCTGCGTGGTCTGGACCACCGAATGGCTGGAGGGGTTCGGCTCGAAGGAAGCCGAGCAGAACCCGCGCATCGGCCTGTTCCGCTCGATGGACCGCTGCTTTGCCGCGCTGTCGCATTGGCACGACCGCGAGGCGCGCCGCGCCGCCGGCCCGCGCGTGCTCGCCCGCCTGTCGCGCCCCGAAGCGGCCGCCGAGGCCGCCGCGCTGATCGCCGCCTCGCAGGACCGCACGCTGACCGAACGCGAGGCCAAGGCCGTGCTCGCGGCCTATGGCGTGCCCGTGGTGCCCGAACGCCTGACCGGTAGCGAGGATGCGGCGGTCGCTGCCGCCGAGGCGCTGGGCTTTCCCGTCGCCATGAAGGTCGAAAGCCCGGACCTGCCCCACAAGACCGAAGCCGGCGTCATCCGCCTGAAACTCAAGGATGCCGCCGAGGTACGCGAGGCCTATCGCGCCGTCATGGCGAATGCTGTGCGCCACGCGCCTGGCGCACGCATCAACGGCGTGCTGGTGCAGCCCATGGCGAAGCCGGGTGTCGAGGTGATGGTGGGCGGGCGTGTCGATCCGCTGATGGGGCCGCTGATCGTCGCCGGCCTCGGCGGCGTGCTGGTGGAACTGATGCGCGATTCGGCGCTGGCGCTTGCGCCGGTCACACTCGCCGAAGCGCGCGCGATGTTCGTAGGGCTGCGCGGGCGCGCCGCGCTTCAGGGCTTCCGTGGCGCGCCAGCGGCTGACCTCGACCGCCTGGCGGAGATCGTGGTGCGACTGTCGGAATTCGTGGCCGACCAGCGCGGGCGCATCGCGGAACTGGACGTGAACCCCATCATCATCGCCGGCAGCGACGCCGTTGCGGTGGATGCACTGATCGTAAAGGCATGA